One genomic window of Vidua macroura isolate BioBank_ID:100142 chromosome 16, ASM2450914v1, whole genome shotgun sequence includes the following:
- the NHLRC4 gene encoding NHL-repeat-containing protein 4 — translation MDYTLETSQLKQKLLKTIYSLQLKSFTTLQSASPVLHSQRGMGMVTQHQVHQLADKAKSLCGDLDNIKNLLHYCQDDLVQQIPNPTGSRYGGVSGIHCSLDGSIYVTAESAPWVHVLSSTGHTLQSLPCQQTGKGGSIFLPEDVTVTRMGMVAVADMVNEAIWVFNPYTNLSKGEWIKIRKVGSPRGIGIDSMGKILVADYAQGQVHSFALDHTFRALNVHSVLNLQGPRYVSPVPSGGFVVSEECGDVKVFMSSCKLLCSLSSKYGHQFGNPAGVCVDTDGSILVADEQRRTVHLFPEHGAPICLVSTGLRRPAGMACSSSGHLLVADTEENCVKVFKYCVRPPYRPINAGASCADPNQTHRWGGGLVPLQPH, via the coding sequence ATGGACTACACGCTGGAGACCAGCCAGCTAAAACAGAAACTTCTGAAAACCATCTACAGTCTCCAGCTGAAGTCATTTACCACACTGCAGTCAGCCAGCCCAGTGCTGCACAGCCAGCGTGGCATGGGCATGGTGACCCAGCACCAAGTCCACCAGCTGGCAGATAAGGCCAAAAGCCTGTGTGGAGATCTGGACAACATCAAGAACCTCCTCCACTATTGCCAGGATGACTTGGTCCAGCAGATTCCCAATCCCACTGGCAGCCGCTATGGGGGTGTCAGTGGAATCCATTGCTCCCTGGATGGCTCCATCTACGTGACAGCTGAGAGTGCTCCCTGGGTCCACgtgctcagcagcacaggccACACACTGCAGTCCTTGCCCTGCCAACAAACGGGCAAGGGAGGCAGCATTTTCTTGCCGGAAGATGTGACTGTGACTAGGATGGGAATGGTGGCTGTAGCTGACATGGTGAATGAAGCCATCTGGGTCTTCAACCCTTACACCAACCTCTCCAAGGGGGAATGGATAAAGATCAGGAAGGTTGGTTCCCCCAGGGGTATTGGAATAGATTCCATGGGCAAGATCCTGGTAGCAGACTATGCACAAGGCCAAGTGCACAGCTTTGCTCTGGACCATACCTTCAGGGCACTCAATGTCCACTCTGTCCTGAATCTGCAGGGACCTCGCTACGTCAGTCCAGTGCCCAGTGGAGGCTTTGTGGTGAGCGAGGAGTGTGGAGACGTCAAGGTCTTTATGAGCAGCTGTaagctcctctgctccctcagcagcaAATATGGACACCAGTTTGGCAACCCTGCTGGGGTCTGCGTGGACACGGATGGCAGCATCCTGGTGGCAGACGAGCAGCGCCGTACAGTCCACTTGTTCCCAGAGCATGGAGCTCCCATCTGCCTGGTGTCCACAGGGCTGCGGAGGCCTGCTGGCATGGCTTGCTCCTCCTCTGGGCACCTCCTTGTGGCAGACACAGAGGAGAACTGTGTCAAAGTCTTTAAGTACTGTGTGAGGCCCCCGTACAGACCCATCAATGCTGGGGCATCATGTGCTGACCCCAACCAAACACacaggtggggaggggggctggttcccctgcagccccactga